The Ruania alba genome has a window encoding:
- a CDS encoding ROK family protein, producing the protein METSPTREVASERTALLRSTASAPRVVFTTILTRSPISRIDVARHTGLSQAAVTKAVSPLMVAGLVADYPQARQQGRAGRPASPVTVVPEALVVIGVKVNTDEVIAVATDLRTEVLHRARLSLTSPAPEAVVEAIAAVCDSLKGALGSATEVLAGVGVAVSGDVDTDTGVVRESALMRWTGVDLGARLHRRLDLPVVIENDVRALTFAEHWFGVGVGTQSFAIVTIGRGIGSGLHVNAEVIEGAYGVAGEIGHLPLGPPQRLCSCGRRGCVEAVAGTAAIVAAVSAAHGRAITIEEAVTLAHDGDPAANAAFGEAATVIGTAIASLVNLIGPELVIIGGEAVRNFDLFDAQLRAAFAAHAFGAAAECRIVVRPHSFEDWARGAAAGVIRSLVA; encoded by the coding sequence GTGGAGACATCTCCGACCCGCGAGGTGGCGAGCGAACGCACGGCGCTCCTGCGGTCCACAGCGAGCGCGCCGCGCGTAGTGTTCACGACCATTCTCACCCGGAGCCCGATCAGCCGTATCGATGTGGCCCGGCACACCGGACTGTCCCAAGCTGCTGTCACCAAGGCCGTCTCCCCGCTGATGGTGGCCGGGCTGGTCGCCGACTACCCGCAGGCCCGTCAGCAGGGGAGGGCAGGGCGTCCGGCGAGCCCGGTGACGGTGGTGCCCGAGGCGCTGGTGGTGATCGGTGTGAAGGTGAACACCGACGAGGTGATCGCCGTGGCCACGGACCTACGTACGGAGGTGCTGCACCGTGCGAGGCTGTCACTGACCTCGCCCGCCCCGGAGGCCGTGGTGGAGGCGATCGCCGCTGTGTGCGACTCACTCAAGGGTGCTCTCGGATCGGCCACGGAGGTGCTCGCTGGGGTCGGCGTGGCCGTCTCCGGCGACGTCGATACCGACACCGGTGTGGTGCGCGAATCGGCGCTGATGCGCTGGACCGGGGTGGACCTCGGGGCTCGGCTGCACCGACGGCTCGATCTGCCCGTGGTGATCGAGAACGACGTTCGTGCGCTCACCTTCGCTGAGCACTGGTTCGGGGTGGGAGTGGGCACCCAGTCCTTCGCGATCGTCACGATCGGACGCGGGATCGGCAGCGGGCTGCACGTGAATGCGGAAGTGATCGAGGGAGCCTACGGCGTGGCGGGGGAGATCGGCCACCTGCCGCTCGGGCCCCCGCAGCGGCTATGCTCCTGCGGCCGTCGCGGATGTGTCGAGGCAGTCGCCGGTACTGCCGCGATCGTGGCGGCGGTGTCGGCCGCGCACGGGCGCGCGATCACGATTGAGGAGGCCGTCACGCTCGCCCACGACGGCGATCCGGCCGCGAATGCCGCCTTCGGTGAGGCGGCCACGGTGATCGGGACCGCCATCGCCAGCCTGGTGAACCTGATCGGTCCCGAACTGGTGATCATCGGCGGGGAGGCGGTGCGCAACTTCGACCTTTTCGATGCTCAGCTGCGCGCGGCGTTCGCCGCGCATGCGTTCGGCGCTGCCGCGGAGTGCCGGATCGTGGTACGTCCGCACTCCTTCGAGGATTGGGCCCGTGGTGCTGCTGCCGGGGTGATCCGCTCTCTCGTGGCGTGA